The proteins below are encoded in one region of Paenacidovorax monticola:
- a CDS encoding ABC transporter ATP-binding protein has protein sequence MSENTATPPAAEPMVRIEGLWSVFGKGDEAFAVHQDLDLSVQRGEMLSLVGGSGTGKTVLLRQMLGLARPARGSVTVLGRPAAEMGGEGAAARVGMLFQHGALFSAFNVLDNIAFALREQGTLPASLVRDAAMVKLQMVGLKPEHASRMPADLSGGMVKRVALARALIMDPPLLLLDEPTAGLDPSSSDDFCALLRELHAALGLTVVMVTHDLDTLFALSTRVAVLAEKKVIVTGAPREVARFPHPFIEHFFQGERGQRAMAPLEAS, from the coding sequence ATGAGCGAGAACACCGCCACGCCGCCCGCCGCCGAGCCCATGGTGCGCATCGAGGGCCTGTGGTCCGTGTTCGGCAAGGGCGACGAGGCCTTTGCCGTGCACCAGGACCTGGACCTCAGCGTGCAGCGCGGCGAGATGCTCTCGCTCGTGGGGGGCTCGGGCACGGGCAAGACCGTGCTGCTGCGCCAGATGCTGGGCCTGGCGCGGCCCGCGCGCGGCAGCGTGACGGTGCTGGGCCGGCCTGCGGCCGAGATGGGCGGCGAGGGCGCCGCGGCGCGCGTGGGCATGCTGTTCCAGCATGGAGCGCTGTTCTCGGCCTTCAACGTGCTCGACAACATCGCGTTCGCGCTGCGCGAGCAGGGCACGCTGCCCGCGTCGCTGGTGCGCGACGCGGCCATGGTCAAGCTGCAGATGGTGGGGCTCAAGCCCGAGCACGCCTCGCGCATGCCGGCCGACCTGTCGGGCGGCATGGTCAAGCGCGTGGCGCTGGCGCGCGCGCTCATCATGGACCCGCCGCTGCTGCTGCTCGACGAACCCACGGCGGGGCTCGACCCCAGCAGTTCCGACGATTTCTGTGCATTGCTGCGCGAATTGCACGCGGCGCTGGGGCTCACGGTGGTCATGGTCACGCACGATCTCGATACGCTCTTCGCCTTGTCCACGCGCGTGGCGGTGCTGGCCGAGAAGAAGGTCATCGTCACCGGCGCGCCGCGCGAGGTGGCGCGGTTTCCGCATCCGTTCATCGAACATTTCTTTCAGGGCGAGCGTGGCCAGCGTGCCATGGCGCCCCTGGAGGCCTCCTGA
- a CDS encoding TSUP family transporter, protein MEWIFVSLASLLAGFVDAIVGGGGLIMVPALFATFASAPPATLLGTNKSASVWGTAMATWQYSRRVQMPWHAMMPAAAAGFCGSFVGAWAVTVVSPDFLRKLLPVILVAVLAYTLAKKELGRHHQPRFAGRAEVAMASLIGVAIGFYDGFFGPGTGSFFVFAFVRLLGYDFLNASVSAKLLNLATNVAALVLFTAKGHVWWHFALPLAVANVAGSMLGTHMALRHGTGFVRAIFIFVVSMLILKTGYDAFLR, encoded by the coding sequence ATGGAATGGATATTCGTCTCGCTGGCGTCGCTACTGGCCGGCTTTGTGGATGCGATCGTGGGCGGCGGAGGACTCATCATGGTGCCCGCGCTGTTCGCCACCTTCGCCAGCGCCCCGCCCGCCACCCTGCTGGGCACCAACAAGAGCGCCTCGGTCTGGGGCACGGCCATGGCCACCTGGCAGTACAGCCGGCGCGTGCAGATGCCCTGGCATGCCATGATGCCCGCCGCCGCCGCGGGATTCTGCGGCTCGTTCGTGGGGGCCTGGGCTGTCACCGTGGTGTCGCCCGACTTCCTGCGCAAGCTCCTGCCCGTCATCCTCGTGGCCGTGCTGGCCTACACGCTGGCCAAGAAGGAGCTGGGACGCCACCACCAGCCGCGCTTCGCGGGCCGCGCCGAGGTTGCCATGGCCAGCCTGATCGGCGTCGCCATCGGGTTCTACGACGGCTTCTTCGGCCCCGGAACGGGCAGCTTCTTCGTGTTCGCGTTCGTGCGCCTGCTGGGCTACGATTTTCTCAACGCATCGGTGTCTGCCAAGCTGCTGAACCTGGCGACCAATGTGGCGGCGCTGGTGCTGTTCACGGCCAAGGGGCATGTGTGGTGGCATTTCGCCCTGCCGCTGGCGGTGGCCAATGTGGCCGGCAGCATGCTGGGCACGCACATGGCGCTGCGCCATGGCACGGGCTTCGTGCGCGCCATCTTCATCTTCGTCGTGAGCATGCTGATCCTCAAGACCGGCTACGACGCCTTTCTCCGTTGA
- the lipA gene encoding lipoyl synthase, which yields MSTSDVVREAQSTEAYNPLAKQKAAAKLSRIPIKVEQSEVLKKPDWIRVKAGSPTTRFYEIKDILRENKLHTVCEEASCPNIGECFGKGTATFMIMGDKCTRRCPFCDVGHGRPDPLDANEPLNLAKTIAQLRLKYVVITSVDRDDLRDGGSGHFVECIKNIRELSPTTQIEILVPDFRGRDDRALEILKAAPPDVMNHNLETAPRLYKEARPGSDYQFSLNLLKKFKALHPNVPTKSGLMVGLGETDEEILQVMRDMRAHDIDMLTIGQYLAPSNSHLPVKRYVHPDTFKMFEEEAYKMGFSHAAVGAMVRSSYHADQQAHAAGV from the coding sequence ATGAGCACCTCCGACGTCGTGCGCGAAGCGCAGTCCACCGAAGCCTACAACCCGCTGGCCAAGCAGAAGGCAGCCGCGAAGCTGTCGCGCATTCCGATCAAGGTCGAGCAGTCCGAGGTGCTCAAGAAGCCCGACTGGATCCGCGTGAAGGCCGGCAGCCCCACCACGCGCTTCTACGAGATCAAGGACATCCTGCGCGAGAACAAGCTGCATACGGTGTGCGAGGAGGCGAGCTGCCCCAACATCGGCGAATGCTTCGGCAAGGGCACGGCCACCTTCATGATCATGGGCGACAAGTGCACGCGCCGCTGCCCGTTCTGCGACGTGGGCCATGGCCGCCCGGACCCGCTCGACGCCAACGAACCCCTGAACCTGGCCAAGACCATCGCCCAGCTGCGCCTCAAGTACGTGGTGATCACCAGCGTGGACCGCGACGACCTGCGCGACGGCGGCTCGGGCCATTTCGTGGAGTGCATCAAGAACATCCGCGAGCTGTCGCCCACGACGCAGATCGAGATCCTCGTGCCCGACTTCCGCGGCCGCGACGACCGCGCGCTGGAAATCCTCAAGGCCGCGCCGCCCGACGTGATGAACCACAACCTGGAAACCGCGCCCCGCCTCTACAAGGAGGCGCGCCCCGGCAGCGACTACCAGTTCAGCCTGAACCTGCTCAAGAAGTTCAAGGCCCTGCACCCCAATGTGCCGACCAAGAGCGGCCTCATGGTCGGCCTGGGCGAGACCGACGAAGAGATCCTGCAGGTGATGCGCGACATGCGCGCGCACGACATCGACATGCTGACCATCGGCCAGTACCTGGCACCCAGCAACAGCCACCTGCCCGTCAAGCGCTACGTGCACCCCGACACGTTCAAGATGTTCGAGGAAGAGGCCTACAAGATGGGCTTCTCCCATGCGGCCGTGGGCGCCATGGTCCGTTCGAGCTACCACGCGGACCAGCAGGCCCACGCCGCGGGCGTGTGA
- a CDS encoding GMC family oxidoreductase — MSDTTFDYIIIGGGTAGALLANRLSADPQNRVLLIEAGRKDDYHWIHIPVGYLYCIGNPRTDWLYQTEPDAGLNGRQLRYPRGKTLGGCSSINGMIYMRGQARDYDQWARLTGDDAWRWDNALPYFRRHEDHWRLDRPEGANENFKRLHGNKATGSTGEWRVEKQRLRWDVLDAFAQAAQQAGIPATDDFNRGTNEGVGYFEVNQKAGWRWNTAKAFLRPTCYGRPNFEMWTTAQATRLLVDAQADGSRRCTGVQVWTGSEMVVAKAAREVILSAGAVNSPQLLQLSGIGPAALLREHGIDVVNDLPGVGANLQDHLQIRAVFKVQGVATLNTMANSLLGKARIGLEYALKRSGPMSMAPSQLGAFTRSSPDQPYPNIEYHVQPLSLDAFGEPLHSFPAFTASVCNLNPTSRGTVQIRSQRFEDAPAIAPRYLSTPEDRQVAADSLRVTRRIVAQPALAKYRPEEWKPGMQFQTDEELARLAGDIATTIFHPVGTTKMGSDEDHMAVLDSRLRVRDGRGGVIAGLRVVDAGAMPTITSGNTNSPTLMIAEKAAEWIRAEQRAQAR, encoded by the coding sequence ATGAGCGACACCACCTTCGACTACATCATCATCGGCGGCGGCACGGCCGGCGCCCTGCTCGCCAACCGCCTGAGCGCCGATCCGCAGAACCGCGTGCTGCTCATTGAGGCCGGGCGCAAGGACGACTACCACTGGATCCACATCCCCGTGGGCTACCTGTACTGCATCGGCAACCCCCGCACCGACTGGCTCTACCAGACCGAGCCCGACGCGGGCCTCAACGGCCGCCAGCTGCGCTACCCGCGCGGCAAGACGCTGGGCGGCTGCAGCAGCATCAACGGCATGATCTACATGCGCGGCCAGGCACGCGACTACGACCAGTGGGCCCGGCTCACGGGCGACGACGCCTGGCGCTGGGACAACGCCCTGCCCTACTTCCGCCGCCACGAGGACCACTGGCGTCTGGACCGCCCCGAGGGCGCCAACGAGAATTTCAAGCGCCTGCACGGCAACAAGGCCACGGGCAGCACGGGCGAGTGGCGCGTGGAGAAGCAGCGCCTGCGCTGGGACGTGCTCGACGCCTTCGCGCAGGCCGCGCAGCAGGCGGGCATCCCCGCCACCGACGACTTCAACCGCGGCACCAACGAGGGCGTGGGCTACTTCGAGGTGAACCAGAAGGCCGGCTGGCGCTGGAACACGGCCAAGGCCTTCCTGCGCCCCACCTGCTACGGCCGCCCCAACTTCGAGATGTGGACCACCGCCCAGGCCACGCGCCTCCTCGTCGATGCGCAGGCCGACGGCAGCCGCCGCTGCACGGGCGTGCAGGTGTGGACCGGCAGCGAGATGGTGGTGGCGAAGGCCGCGCGCGAGGTCATCCTGAGCGCGGGCGCCGTGAACTCGCCGCAGCTGCTGCAGCTCTCGGGCATCGGCCCGGCGGCGCTGCTGCGGGAGCACGGCATTGACGTGGTGAACGACCTGCCCGGCGTGGGCGCCAACCTGCAGGATCACCTGCAGATCCGCGCCGTGTTCAAGGTGCAGGGCGTGGCCACGCTCAACACCATGGCCAACTCGCTGCTCGGCAAGGCCAGGATCGGCCTGGAGTACGCGCTCAAGCGCAGCGGCCCCATGAGCATGGCGCCCTCGCAGCTCGGCGCCTTCACGCGCTCCAGCCCCGACCAGCCCTACCCCAACATCGAGTACCACGTGCAGCCGCTGTCGCTTGACGCGTTCGGCGAGCCGCTGCACAGCTTCCCGGCCTTCACGGCCAGCGTGTGCAACCTCAATCCCACGAGCCGGGGCACGGTGCAGATCCGCAGCCAACGCTTCGAGGACGCGCCCGCCATCGCGCCCCGCTACCTCTCCACGCCCGAGGACCGCCAGGTGGCGGCCGACAGCCTGCGCGTCACGCGCCGCATCGTGGCCCAGCCCGCGCTGGCCAAGTACCGGCCCGAGGAATGGAAGCCCGGCATGCAGTTCCAGACCGACGAGGAGCTCGCGCGCCTGGCTGGCGACATCGCCACGACGATCTTCCACCCCGTGGGTACGACCAAGATGGGGAGCGACGAAGACCACATGGCCGTGCTCGACAGCCGCCTGCGCGTGCGCGATGGGCGCGGAGGCGTGATTGCGGGGCTGCGCGTGGTGGACGCGGGCGCCATGCCCACCATCACCAGCGGCAACACCAACTCGCCCACGCTCATGATCGCCGAGAAGGCCGCGGAATGGATCCGCGCCGAGCAGCGCGCCCAGGCGCGGTAG
- the atpB gene encoding F0F1 ATP synthase subunit A, translating into MAAEAHAPTASEYIVHHLQHLQNIKQKSIVDFSVVNYDSVIVGLVLGFLALFVFWRAARKATSGVPGRFQAAVEILVEMVDNQAKANIHNAESRKFIAPLALTVFVWIFIMNAMDMLPVDLLPMLWQGATGDGHAYLRVVPTADLSTTLGLSTAVLILCFYYSVKIKGVGGWAHELVTAPFGTSKNPVFALILGVVNLLMQIIEYVAKTVSHGMRLFGNMYAGELVFMLIALMGGAAAMSLSGVLLPVGHIIAGSIWAIFHILVITLQAFIFMMLALIYLGQAHEAH; encoded by the coding sequence ATGGCCGCAGAAGCGCACGCCCCGACTGCAAGTGAATACATCGTTCACCACCTGCAGCATCTCCAGAACATCAAGCAGAAGTCGATCGTCGACTTCTCGGTTGTGAACTATGACTCCGTGATCGTGGGTTTGGTTCTCGGTTTCCTGGCCCTCTTCGTTTTCTGGCGCGCTGCCCGCAAGGCCACGTCGGGCGTGCCCGGCCGCTTCCAGGCCGCCGTGGAGATCCTGGTCGAAATGGTGGACAACCAGGCCAAGGCCAACATCCACAACGCCGAGAGCCGCAAGTTCATCGCTCCCCTGGCCCTGACGGTGTTCGTCTGGATCTTCATCATGAACGCCATGGACATGCTGCCCGTGGACCTGCTGCCCATGCTGTGGCAGGGCGCCACCGGCGACGGCCATGCCTACCTGCGCGTCGTGCCCACGGCCGACCTCTCCACCACGCTGGGCTTGTCCACGGCCGTGCTGATCCTGTGCTTCTACTACAGCGTCAAGATCAAGGGCGTGGGCGGCTGGGCCCATGAGCTGGTCACGGCGCCGTTCGGCACCAGCAAGAATCCCGTCTTCGCCCTGATCCTGGGCGTGGTCAATCTGCTCATGCAGATCATTGAATACGTTGCCAAGACCGTTTCGCATGGCATGCGACTGTTCGGCAACATGTACGCTGGTGAGTTGGTGTTCATGCTGATTGCCCTGATGGGTGGTGCTGCTGCCATGTCGCTTTCCGGTGTGTTGCTCCCCGTGGGGCACATCATTGCGGGCTCGATCTGGGCGATCTTCCACATCCTGGTGATCACCCTGCAAGCCTTCATTTTCATGATGCTGGCGCTGATTTACCTCGGCCAGGCGCATGAAGCTCACTGA
- a CDS encoding MlaE family ABC transporter permease: MPDRSPQLRRIDTPDGPCAVLQGRWGAAELGQRAQWRVLSGQLAAQAAAPGLGWDLRGLQWLDHVGAQLLWNHWGRAWPQRLAVSEAHRAMLERVAQLCTAPAPPPEPWRFMDQANHLGELVLHARSHGLHLVQLIGQLVLDGVRMLRAPSRGPWRDVSGHLYRMGATALPITALVGFLIGVVLAYLMALQLRQFGAESFIVNILGISLIRELGPMLGAILVAGRSGSAITAQIGVMRVTEELDAMRVMGIAHGFRLVLPRALALAIAMPLISVWTTLAALAGGMLAADLTMGITPGYFVQALPRAVAPANLYLAVAKSAVFGVMIALIGCHWGLRVKPNTQSLGEGTTASVVTAITVVIIVDALFAIAFKSVGI; encoded by the coding sequence ATGCCTGACCGCTCGCCCCAGCTTCGCCGCATCGACACGCCCGACGGGCCGTGCGCCGTGCTGCAAGGCCGCTGGGGCGCGGCCGAACTGGGCCAGCGCGCCCAGTGGCGCGTGCTGAGCGGGCAGCTCGCGGCACAGGCCGCGGCGCCGGGCCTGGGCTGGGACCTGCGCGGCCTGCAGTGGCTGGACCATGTGGGCGCGCAACTGCTGTGGAACCACTGGGGCCGGGCCTGGCCCCAGCGCCTGGCGGTGAGCGAGGCGCACCGCGCCATGCTGGAGCGCGTGGCGCAGCTGTGCACGGCGCCCGCGCCGCCGCCCGAGCCATGGCGCTTCATGGACCAGGCGAACCATCTGGGCGAGCTGGTGCTGCACGCGCGCAGCCATGGGCTGCACCTGGTGCAGCTCATCGGACAACTGGTGCTCGACGGCGTGCGCATGCTGCGCGCGCCGAGCCGGGGGCCCTGGCGCGACGTGTCGGGCCACCTCTACCGCATGGGCGCCACGGCGTTGCCGATCACGGCGCTCGTGGGCTTCCTGATCGGCGTGGTGCTGGCCTACCTCATGGCGCTGCAGCTGCGCCAGTTCGGGGCCGAGTCCTTCATCGTGAACATCCTGGGCATCTCGCTGATCCGCGAGCTGGGCCCCATGCTCGGCGCCATCCTCGTGGCCGGGCGCTCGGGCTCGGCCATCACGGCCCAGATCGGCGTGATGCGCGTGACCGAGGAGCTGGACGCCATGCGCGTCATGGGCATCGCGCACGGCTTCCGGCTGGTGCTGCCGCGCGCGCTGGCGCTGGCCATCGCCATGCCGCTCATCAGCGTGTGGACCACGCTGGCGGCGCTGGCCGGCGGCATGCTCGCGGCCGACCTCACCATGGGCATCACGCCGGGCTACTTCGTGCAGGCGCTGCCGCGCGCCGTGGCGCCGGCCAACCTGTACCTGGCGGTCGCCAAGTCGGCCGTGTTCGGCGTGATGATCGCGCTCATCGGCTGCCACTGGGGGCTGCGCGTCAAGCCCAACACGCAGAGCCTGGGCGAGGGCACCACGGCCTCGGTGGTCACGGCGATCACCGTGGTCATCATCGTCGACGCGCTCTTCGCCATCGCGTTCAAGAGCGTGGGGATCTGA
- a CDS encoding MlaD family protein codes for MENKSHALAAGIFVIAVSLLLSALALWLTRDRTNYTLYELSSKESVSGLQPQAAVRYKGVAVGKVTDIGFDSQVPGNVLIRIAVNAEAPITPATFAVLGYQGVTGLAHILLDDADEPLAALPPGPSGVPRLPLQTSPFGRLAEQGPAILGQVQEAAERINQVLSDDNQARLSTALENIGQAAGRIGQLSQRLDTTVAQRLDPALEAVPALATDARHTLQALQQAGASTAAAATDIGQTAKRLNAPGGAIDQLTQGSQALARATDTFGSTTLPRVHRATDEASRAARQLGRAAGGINDNPQSIIYGPGTALPGPGEPGFTAPAH; via the coding sequence ATGGAAAACAAATCCCACGCCCTGGCAGCGGGCATCTTCGTGATTGCCGTGTCGCTGCTGCTCTCGGCCCTGGCCCTGTGGCTCACGCGGGACCGCACGAACTACACGCTCTACGAGCTTTCCAGCAAGGAGAGCGTGAGCGGCCTGCAGCCCCAGGCCGCCGTGCGCTACAAAGGGGTGGCCGTGGGCAAGGTCACGGACATCGGCTTCGACAGCCAGGTGCCGGGCAATGTGCTGATCCGCATCGCCGTCAATGCCGAGGCGCCCATCACTCCCGCCACCTTCGCCGTGCTGGGCTACCAGGGCGTGACGGGGCTGGCCCACATCCTGCTCGACGACGCCGACGAACCCCTGGCCGCGCTGCCGCCCGGGCCCAGCGGCGTGCCGCGCCTGCCGCTGCAGACCTCGCCGTTCGGCCGACTGGCCGAGCAGGGGCCCGCGATCCTGGGGCAGGTGCAGGAGGCGGCCGAGCGCATCAACCAGGTGCTCAGCGACGACAACCAGGCCCGCCTGAGCACTGCGCTGGAGAACATCGGCCAGGCCGCGGGCCGCATCGGCCAGCTGAGCCAGCGGCTGGACACCACCGTCGCCCAGCGGCTCGACCCGGCCCTGGAGGCCGTGCCCGCGCTGGCCACGGACGCGCGGCACACGCTGCAGGCGCTGCAGCAGGCCGGGGCCAGCACCGCCGCGGCGGCCACCGACATCGGCCAGACCGCCAAGCGCCTGAACGCGCCCGGAGGCGCCATCGACCAGCTCACGCAGGGCTCGCAGGCCCTGGCCCGCGCGACCGACACCTTCGGCAGCACCACGCTGCCGCGCGTGCACCGTGCCACGGACGAGGCCAGCCGTGCCGCGCGCCAGCTGGGCCGTGCGGCAGGCGGCATCAACGACAACCCACAGTCCATCATCTATGGCCCGGGCACGGCCCTGCCCGGGCCGGGCGAGCCCGGCTTCACCGCGCCCGCCCACTGA
- a CDS encoding ammonium transporter, giving the protein MREALRNILGATALWLGAVAPLAAQPAAGAPPPTRPALVPFDAISAADTGWLMTATALVLLMTLPGIALFYAGMVRRKNVLDTMASVVAIAAIVSLWWFAVGYSWAFTPGSGWIGGSERLWFAGLDYQLGAGRLAVSHVAPHVPESVYAMFQLSFAVITAALVVGSFVERMRFAALVVFISLWTLCIYAPIAHWVWEPGGWLARLGALDFAGGSVVHVNAGMAGLACAWFLGKRQGYGKEAFEPYNLGWTMVGAGLLWVGWFGFNAGSAVASDGRAGLALAVTHIAAAAGAVAWMGGEWLLRGRPSLLGLCSGLVAGLVAITPAAGFVTPRAALAIGAVAGLACYWGATGLKRWLGTDDSLDVFGVHGIGGIVGSLLTGVFASRTIAGVDGSVLTQAMGVGAVMLFSLLGTAVLLWITDRAVGLRVDEASEQQGLDIAQHREHLGG; this is encoded by the coding sequence ATGCGGGAGGCGTTGCGCAACATCCTGGGGGCCACGGCGCTGTGGCTGGGCGCAGTGGCGCCGCTGGCGGCCCAGCCGGCGGCGGGCGCTCCGCCGCCCACGCGGCCCGCACTGGTGCCGTTCGACGCGATCAGCGCCGCCGACACGGGCTGGCTCATGACGGCCACGGCCCTGGTGCTGCTCATGACCCTTCCCGGTATCGCGCTGTTCTACGCAGGCATGGTGCGCCGCAAGAACGTGCTCGACACCATGGCCAGCGTGGTGGCGATCGCGGCGATCGTGAGCCTGTGGTGGTTCGCCGTGGGCTATTCCTGGGCCTTCACGCCGGGCTCGGGCTGGATCGGCGGGAGCGAGCGGCTCTGGTTCGCGGGGCTGGACTACCAGCTCGGCGCGGGCCGGCTCGCCGTGAGCCACGTGGCGCCCCATGTGCCCGAATCGGTGTATGCCATGTTCCAGCTCAGTTTCGCAGTCATCACGGCCGCGCTGGTCGTGGGCTCGTTCGTCGAGCGCATGCGGTTCGCGGCCCTCGTGGTGTTCATCAGCCTCTGGACGCTGTGCATCTACGCGCCCATCGCCCACTGGGTGTGGGAGCCGGGCGGCTGGCTGGCCCGGCTCGGGGCGCTGGACTTCGCCGGGGGCTCGGTGGTGCATGTCAACGCGGGCATGGCGGGGCTGGCGTGCGCGTGGTTCCTCGGCAAGCGCCAGGGCTACGGCAAGGAAGCCTTCGAGCCCTACAACCTGGGCTGGACCATGGTGGGCGCGGGCCTCCTGTGGGTGGGCTGGTTCGGCTTCAACGCCGGCTCGGCCGTGGCGTCCGACGGCCGCGCGGGCCTGGCATTGGCCGTGACGCACATCGCCGCCGCCGCGGGCGCCGTGGCGTGGATGGGCGGCGAGTGGCTGCTGCGCGGCCGCCCCTCGCTGCTGGGGCTGTGCTCGGGCCTGGTCGCGGGGCTGGTGGCGATCACGCCCGCCGCGGGCTTCGTCACGCCGCGTGCGGCGCTCGCCATCGGCGCGGTGGCGGGGCTGGCCTGCTACTGGGGCGCGACGGGGCTCAAGCGCTGGCTGGGCACGGACGATTCGCTCGACGTGTTCGGCGTGCATGGCATCGGCGGCATCGTGGGCTCGCTGCTCACGGGCGTGTTCGCCAGCCGCACCATCGCGGGCGTGGACGGCAGCGTGCTCACACAGGCCATGGGCGTGGGGGCCGTGATGCTGTTCAGCCTGCTGGGCACGGCCGTGCTGCTGTGGATCACCGACCGCGCCGTGGGCCTGCGCGTGGACGAGGCCAGCGAGCAGCAGGGGCTGGACATTGCGCAGCACCGTGAACACCTGGGTGGTTGA
- a CDS encoding YbeD family protein gives MTTPPTTPSTATTDPRKDSLIEYPSRFPIKVMGLKADGFVHAVTEIAHRFDPQFDASTVELRSSSGGNYLGVTITVTATSREQLDDLYRALTSHPMVKVVL, from the coding sequence ATGACCACGCCGCCCACCACTCCGTCGACCGCAACGACCGATCCGCGCAAGGATTCGCTCATCGAGTACCCCTCACGCTTTCCCATCAAGGTGATGGGCCTGAAGGCCGACGGCTTCGTGCACGCCGTCACCGAGATCGCCCACCGCTTCGACCCGCAGTTCGACGCCTCCACCGTCGAGCTGCGCTCCAGCAGCGGGGGCAACTACCTGGGCGTGACCATCACCGTCACGGCCACGAGCCGCGAGCAGCTCGACGACCTGTACCGTGCGCTGACTTCGCACCCCATGGTCAAGGTCGTGCTTTGA
- a CDS encoding ATP synthase subunit I, translating into MKTIAPETEAEAEESDFKPLTAEEAQQWRRRNPPVSVWRVVAGQALVGVVVALVAWLVTGKSSVAWSAGYGALAVVIPAALFARGMARQRASANVGAAMVGFFGWEIVKLVLSVAMLAAAPRLVRDLSWLALLVGMVVTMKTYWIALMVRSGVRKTD; encoded by the coding sequence ATGAAAACAATCGCCCCCGAGACCGAAGCTGAGGCCGAAGAATCCGACTTCAAGCCCCTGACTGCCGAAGAGGCGCAGCAGTGGCGCCGTCGCAATCCACCGGTGTCGGTGTGGCGCGTGGTGGCGGGGCAGGCGCTGGTGGGTGTGGTCGTGGCCCTGGTGGCCTGGCTGGTCACCGGCAAGTCCTCCGTGGCATGGTCCGCCGGGTACGGTGCGCTGGCAGTGGTGATCCCTGCCGCCCTGTTCGCGCGCGGCATGGCCCGCCAGCGGGCATCCGCGAATGTGGGGGCGGCCATGGTGGGGTTCTTTGGTTGGGAGATCGTCAAGCTCGTGCTGTCCGTCGCCATGCTGGCCGCGGCGCCACGCTTGGTGCGGGATTTGAGCTGGCTGGCACTGCTGGTCGGCATGGTGGTAACGATGAAAACGTACTGGATCGCGCTCATGGTGCGGTCCGGTGTCCGAAAAACCGACTGA
- the lipB gene encoding lipoyl(octanoyl) transferase LipB: MDVRILGRTDYRATVQAMQDYTQARTEDTPDALWICEHAPHFTQGLAGQSDHILNPGAIPVVPTNRGGQVTFHGPGQVVAYPLLDLRRTGYYVKEYVYRLEEAVIRTLAAYGVTGHRVAGAPGIYVRTDDPGSHAMLPQRPQRREDGAPPPAPDFTGLGKIAALGIKVSRHCTYHGVALNVAMDLEPFTRINPCGYAGLATVDLSTIGVQTTWDEVAQRLGQQLAARLAP, encoded by the coding sequence ATGGACGTCCGCATCCTCGGGCGCACGGACTACCGCGCCACGGTGCAGGCCATGCAGGACTACACCCAGGCACGCACCGAGGACACGCCCGACGCGCTCTGGATCTGCGAGCACGCTCCGCATTTCACGCAAGGCCTCGCTGGCCAGAGCGACCACATCCTGAACCCGGGGGCCATCCCGGTCGTACCCACCAACCGGGGCGGCCAGGTCACGTTCCACGGCCCCGGCCAGGTCGTGGCCTATCCGCTGCTGGACCTGCGCCGCACGGGCTACTACGTGAAGGAATATGTCTACCGGCTGGAGGAGGCCGTGATCCGCACCCTCGCGGCCTACGGCGTCACGGGCCACCGCGTGGCGGGTGCGCCGGGCATCTACGTGCGCACGGATGATCCCGGCAGCCACGCCATGCTGCCCCAGCGCCCGCAGCGGCGCGAGGACGGCGCCCCCCCGCCCGCGCCCGATTTCACGGGCCTGGGCAAGATCGCCGCGCTAGGCATCAAGGTCAGCCGGCATTGCACCTACCACGGCGTGGCCCTGAACGTGGCGATGGACCTGGAGCCCTTCACCCGCATCAACCCTTGCGGCTACGCGGGTCTGGCCACCGTGGACCTTTCTACAATCGGGGTCCAGACCACCTGGGACGAGGTAGCGCAGCGGCTGGGCCAACAGCTCGCCGCGCGGCTCGCCCCCTGA